The DNA region ATCCCTGGGCGGCGGGAGGGCGGGCGGGGAACCCGCCGGCCGAGCCCGTCGCTCCCGCGGGCGGTCAGCCGTGGGGTCGGTCCTGGGGGCCGCAGTCGGCGCCTCAGGGTGGTCTGCCCCCTGGACAGCTGCCGCCGGAGCAGCCCCAGCCGTACGCGCCGCAGCACGACGCCTACCAGTCCCCGCAGCAGTACGGACAGCAGTCCGGGTACGGGGCGCCGCAGGACCCGTACCAGCAGCCGCACCAGCACCACCCGTCCCCGCAGTACGCCCAGCCGCTGCCCCCCGAGGTGGCGCCCGGCGGGGACGCGGACGCCACGCAGTACATCGCGCCCGTGCCCGGCGGGCCGGGGCCGGTCCCGTACCCGGGGGACGCCGACGCGACCCAGCACATACCGCCGGTGCCCGGCGGCGACCCGTACGGCATCGGGCCCGGAGCTCCGGGCGAGCGGCAGCCGCCCTCCGAGTTCGACAGCCTGTTCCGCAGCCAGGAACCCGCGGGCGCCACCCAGCAGATGGCGCCGGTCGACCCGGCGCAGCGGCACCAGCAGCCGCACCAGCAGTCGTTCCCGGACGCCTACGGGCAGCCGGGCCCGCCGCCGGCCGCCGAGCCGTACCGGTCGGGTCTGCAAGGGCTCCGGAGCGAGCCCGAACCCGAACCGGAGTACCAAGGCCACGCGGAGCAGCGCAGACGCTCCCCGCACATCCCTCTGATCGCGGCGGTCGTCGTCGGCTGTGCGGTGGTCGGGCTCGGGGCCGGCGCGCTGATGAGCGGGGGCGGGGACTCCGCGAAGGACGACAAGCAGCCGGTCGCCGCGCAGAGTTCGCCCCCGGGGGAGCCGTCCGCCCCGGCCGCCGATCCGGCGAAGCCGCAGGCCGAGGCGCTGGACAAGCTCCTGGCCGACAGCAACAGCAGCCGCGCGGCGGTGATCGGCGCGGTGGAGAAGATCAAGGACTGCCGGGAGCTGGACCAGGCGGCCGACGACCTCAAGGGCGCCGCCGCGCAGCGACGCGACCTGGTGACCCGGCTCGAAGAGATCAGCGTCGACCAGCTGCCCGACCACGAGCAGCTGACGTCCTCGCTGACCGAGGCGTGGCACGCCTCCGCCGAGGCGGACGACCACTACGCGGCGTGGGCCGGCCAGGCCAAGCGGAACCACAAGAAGATCTGCCGGGGCGGCACGGCCCGGACGACCGACGAGAAGGCCAAGGCCGACAACTCCAGCGGCGAGGCCACCCGGGCCAAGCAGAAGGCCTCGGAGCTGTGGAACACCGTCGCCCGGAAGTACGGACTGACCGAGCACGCCCCCACCGAGCTCTGACGGCCGCCCGCCGCGCGCCCCCCGGCGTGGGGCCGGGCCCGCTCAGCCGCGGAGGCGGGCGTCCACCAGGGTCTCCGAGACGTCCGTGAACCCGTCCCGGTCGGTGACCAGCCGTCCGTCGCGCACCACCTGGAACGTCACCTGCCCGTTGGCGATCCGGGAGTACGCGGCGGAGCCGACCATGTCCGTGTACTTCCAGCGCAGCACGGGCGTGAGCCCGCCGGTGTCGACCCGGGTGCCCCGGTTGAGGCTGATCCTGACGCCGCCCGCGGTGATCTCCGGCCGGTCCATCGCCTCGATGACCGTCCTGAGCACGGTGTAGGCGATCCAGGTGGTCTGCACCCCGGTGTCCTCCGGGTCGATCCGGTTGTCGTCGAAGGCGTACGAGCGGATCACCCGGCGCATCACGTTCCAGCGGGCATCGCCGGGCTCCGGGTACCAGCCGGTGACGTACGCCCCCTCGAAGGGGCTGTTCCGGCCGCCCGTGCGGTCGATGAGCGGCTGCCCGACACTGCCGAGCACCGAGGAGACGCGCACCGCGCCGCCCTCCGGTTCGAGCCGGCGCAGGGAGTCGAAGAAGGTCTCCGTGCCCCGGCCGAGCACCGCCGTCACACAGCCGCCGCCCGCCGCCCGGAGCGCCTCGGCCGCCTGGGTCTCGTACGAGGTGGCCTGCTCCGGTGCCGCGATGTCGTGGGCCGCCGGGCGGCCGGCCGCCTTGAGGCTCACGTCGACCAGGGCCGGCAGGCCGTCACCGACCAGTGTGTCGGGCCGTACCAGGGCCACCCGCTCGCAACCGCCCGCCAGCTGTTCGCCGTTGCCCGCCACGAGAGCCGGCTGGCCGCCGTTGACCGGGTAGGAGAGATAGCTGGTGAACTCCTCGGCCGAGGCGCCGTACCCGCCGATGTAGGGGATGCCCGCCGCCTCCAGCGGAGCCATGAAGGCGGATCCGAAGCGGCTGTACGAGCCGACGACGGCCACCGCCTCCTCGTCGACCGCCCGCCGGGCGCATGTGGACGCGCCGGCGGCGGTGTCCCCCTCGTCGCAGGTCAGGACCCGCAGCTCGTGCCCGTCGACGCCACCCTGCTCGTTGATCCACGCGGCGTAGGTCCGGGCCAGGGCCGTGATGCCCGCCCGGTCCGCCGACGTGGTCCCGGCCGTGGTCCCGGGGGCCCAGGTCATCACGGTGACGGGCTCCCTGGAGCTCCCCGGCGCCCCGGGGAGTACGCCGCAGCCGGAGACCAGCAGCGCCCCGGCCGCCACCGCGCGTACGAGGGAGCCGCGAGGGCGGGAAGAGGAGGAACGGCGCAGTCCGGTCATGGTCACGGACCCTTCCGCCCGGCGGGTAACGGCGCGGTGTGATCCGCTCGACACTCGGTGACGGCCGGGTGAATTCGCGGGGGGCGGTGCGGCCGCCGGGACGCGGACCGTACGATCGACAACCGTGCAGCAAGGTTCGGAGAACTCTTCCCGTCGCGGCCGCCGCTCCTCCACCATGGACGGCATGCCGCTCAACGACATGCCGTGGT from Streptomyces sp. NBC_01754 includes:
- a CDS encoding ABC transporter substrate-binding protein; the encoded protein is MTGLRRSSSSRPRGSLVRAVAAGALLVSGCGVLPGAPGSSREPVTVMTWAPGTTAGTTSADRAGITALARTYAAWINEQGGVDGHELRVLTCDEGDTAAGASTCARRAVDEEAVAVVGSYSRFGSAFMAPLEAAGIPYIGGYGASAEEFTSYLSYPVNGGQPALVAGNGEQLAGGCERVALVRPDTLVGDGLPALVDVSLKAAGRPAAHDIAAPEQATSYETQAAEALRAAGGGCVTAVLGRGTETFFDSLRRLEPEGGAVRVSSVLGSVGQPLIDRTGGRNSPFEGAYVTGWYPEPGDARWNVMRRVIRSYAFDDNRIDPEDTGVQTTWIAYTVLRTVIEAMDRPEITAGGVRISLNRGTRVDTGGLTPVLRWKYTDMVGSAAYSRIANGQVTFQVVRDGRLVTDRDGFTDVSETLVDARLRG